The following DNA comes from Naumovozyma castellii chromosome 4, complete genome.
CATTACAGATATCATTCTGTTTTGGACCTACAAACTTATAAATTATGTGAGACCACATTCTCGAGTGGTATATTATGAAGCCATTAAAGAACTAGACCATTGTGAAACGTACGATATGTGGTGTAATACCGCTAGCATGGTGGATGAGATTACTGGTGCTAACCTATGGAGAcgaaatttcttttctagGAGGTATGATTTTAATTCTGTATTGGAACAATATTCTACTTTACAGAAGGCATTGGACAGTGGAGATTTAGAGGCAATAAAGGAGAAATTCTCAACAACGGGAGCCTGTATGTTAAGGAATTTTGCTGGGATTGTGgataaaaaattgtttaCCAAGTCATTATTAGGAACCAAGTTACttattgaacaattctTGGATAAGACTATTGAAGGGTTGGATATCTTAGATTCTGCAATGGTGCCCACAGCGTTTTTCCAAAGATGTAAGTTGTCTTTGGGGACTACTGCATTAATATTACAAGGTGGGTCATTGTTTGGACTTTTCCATCTTGGTGTCATTAAGGGGTTGCTATCACAGGATTTAATCCCCAATATCATTAGTGGAAGTTCCATGGGGGCTTGCATTGCAAGTATATATGGTTGCATGTCgaatgaagaattgacTGAATTATTAACTGGAGATAACATTTTAAATGTAATTAAGGATGATttccaattattaaaaagTTGCGGATATGGGAATCTAGAACAGCATTTGAATTTAGGTACattgattcaaaatttaattcatcatgGTTATTCACAAGATGTGTATTTATTTTGCCAATttgttttgaaatatattgttAAAGAGATaacatttgaagaagcaTATCAAATGACCGGGaaagttttcaatattgtCATTCACCCAACTGATAAATCATGTCCTAATTTACTAAATTATGTGACCACTCCAAATATCTTGATCAGTTCTGCTATCAATTGTAGCCTTGGTTCAGGTGTAATTTCGGAGGACACAAAATTGCTTTGTAAGAATCTTAATAATGAAGTGGAATTATACCTTTCAGAGGATAAGAATCTAAGGAACAGTTTCCTGACTCCAGAAAATGCCATAATACCGGACGAGACAGAAAGCCCATATACGAGATTGActgaattattcaatgTGAATAATTTTATCGTTTCACTGGCAAGACCATATTTAGCACCCTTAGTGGTAAATGATTTAAAACATGAAATTAAAacatcaaaatattattactataAGCATTATCCGGAGACGGACAATGGGATAAATTTGCCCGAATTAGGTATCCCACAATTAAATTTTACTGAGATGGAACCCTTGGCGTTCAAATTCAAGTATCATTTAGAGAGgaagttgaaaaatattgcTACAATGGAATTTCATCATAGAATGCAGGTATTGGATAATTTAGGATTATTAAGTTCATGGGTGAAGAGGTTAATTATCGATGAAAAGACGCCTCGATCTGCCATTGAAATTGCAATAGTTCCCAAAATCAAGAGTCTTTCGGTGAcaagaattattgaaggtCAATTGGATAATATTCCTTATTGGATTCAATGTGGTGAACAAAGTACATGGCCCGTTCTATCCTTAATTAAGACACGTTGCACAGTAGAGTTTAAATTAGATGAGATAATAAggataagaagaaacaaatgatatatattctatattataattttaATCTACATaatcaaattaaaaatattcattcattcaataGAAAAGTTTAGTTGAAtccttttcattcaaatatagATATTCATTTTCCACCACATGTGTTGATAAATGATTCGATGTGGCACCACCTCTTGTAATCTTCAATGACCCAGTAATATCTTTGGCTCTCCCTGTTTCCAAAGGTTGTAAACTTAGGACAGCTATACTAATATGGAAACATGAATTTATAAATCTCATGAATTCTGTGACGTCCTTAGTCATAGAATAATCCTTCTGATACAGGTCCACTGAGGTAGTTATTATTAGCAATCCGCATCTCTTTGCCAAGggtttaatgaataattcattaagtTCATCACTGGTTAACCCATCTactaatgaaaataatagttCAGGTTGTTCCAAGATTATAGTAGAGGTTGAATCATTGGGGaataattctaataatgactggaaaattttcaatttgggTTTATTAATGATGTGATTCATTAGGAAATCAGTCAAGAAATCTAAGATTTTGTATGAGTTGGCAttaatctttaatttttggaatGCATTGACATAAAATTGAGATTCGTGAACAAATGAACCGATCGTCAAAGATGCAGTTGTGTTGATTTGTTGTAATTGAGAGCTGGATGGAGGGGACGATAAATTCACCGAATATGGTGATCCATAGACTGCTGTTTCAATTAATGCATTTATCAGCCAAAATGGTTGAGTGGAGGATGTGGATGTCAATAATATCACGTTATGAGCGTTTCCGTTGAAGAGCTCTCTACTTAAAGCTGATTGATCGTTGAAAATCGTCAAGTCCTGTCTTTGAACGTCACCCATCTTGTTGCTGTGTTTGCAATAATGAGAATGAAGTAATGAAAGAGCTTACTAATTTACCTCAGTTAACTGAAAAATGGCAATTAATCAgtttataatttttcaatgtgCGCTCATCGCAGAATATCCCGACACAAATTAGTATGGGCCAGATGGGTCGGATTTAGGTATAGACTTCATCGTATAGTAACTCGGTATATAAGTAAATTAGAAACGCTAATAActtattctttcaattgtgAAGGGAGTTTCAACTTCTTTATGTACTATATTGAACtgtttattttattttgagGACTGACTCCCTTTAAAAGTCTGAGTGGTTACGTAATCCGgttttttgaaacaaattaaattacAACGCTTGCTTTCATCCTTTGATCATTTAACCAACAAGACTATCTCCATATTTCTATTTTAAGAGCAGAAATTTGGTAAGAGAGACTCATATTGAATAGCAAGAACTAAACTAGATTTAAGATGTCTTATAGAGGTACGCCAGTAAACAATCTCAATGGGTTCCCAAACGGTGGATTCCAAGGTAAACCCACccttcaacaacaattccCTACTACTAATGCTTATTTGAAGCAATCcgtaaagaaatttgaagaatttgcCGACAAGATTGAAGATCTGACTTCCACACCATTTGTACAGAAATTGAGACCTCATATCCCCGCAATCGCTAGATTTTTCATCGTTGCCACTTTTTATGAGGATTCCTTCCGTATCTTGACTCAATGGTCGGATCAAGTCTTTTATTTGAACAAATGGAAGCATATTCCATActtttttgttgttgtgtttCTGTTGACGGTTCTTATTGCAATGCCCATTGGTGCTACGTTATTGGTGCTAAGAAAGAACACTGTTTATGCTACGGGGATTTTAGTCGCATCTATTGTATTGCAGGGTATTGTTTATGGTCTTGTCACTGGCTCAGCCTttttattaagaaatgTGAGTGTCATTGGTGGGTTGTTAATTGCCTTTAGTGATTCCATTGTGCAAAATAAGATGACATTTGGGATGTTACCTGAATTGAATAGCaaaaatgaacaaaatagaGGGTTTTTGCTATTAGCGGGCAGAATATTAATTGTCATTATGTTTATTGGGTTCACGTTTTCCAAATCCTGGATCACCGTTTTCCTTACTATCATCTTCACTGTTTGCTTTGCCATTGGATTCAAGACTAAGTTTGCCAGTATTGTATTGGGGTTAATCCTTACTTTCTACAATGTCATGTTGAACAATTATTGGTTCTATGATTTTACCAAGAGAGATTTCCTCAAGTACGAATTTTACCAAAATCTAAGTATCATTGGTGGATTGATGTTGGTCACCAACACGGGTGCCGGTGAGATTTCCGTGGAcgagaagaagaagatatacTAAACCGCACATGCATACACGCCCGTGAGGGTCAATATGCTATTCGTTCCGTTATATATACGTATTATTTCATAACCAACCATAACATAACATTACTCATCATATAATACTGTAGAATGAAGTCGGTTTATCGGAATCCGATGTAAATGAACCCTAACTTTGGCATTCGAGCCGTTCCTTCCACCACTACAGATGCTCCGGGGTGCCCTGATGAGGAGGGTGCACATTGCTTGCTATACTCCTCAAGTAAACTCTATTATATTCGTATATTCCGGTTGCCATGGCAACAGACAGTGCATCCCCCACTTTCACTTCTGCGGGTTTTTCTGTGGTGGCTGCATTTTCAGGTGcaattcttttttttctttgttaaagaattttcaTTCACAATAAAGCCGTAATAAAGGTTGCCATTGGAAGAGAGACTGAATACCGAAATATTTCCTGCAACCCTCTCTGGCAATGAGCACCCAACGTGCACCCAATTCCATCAGCTCATCGCTTAAAGTGTATATAAATAGCTGTTGGGAGCACATCTATAACCTCCGAACTCTGACTCTCAGCACTGGG
Coding sequences within:
- the TGL3 gene encoding bifunctional triglyceride lipase/lysophosphatidylethanolamine acyltransferase (ancestral locus Anc_5.2); translation: MLKTWLLSIVYATLDHIPPFVWDVLHVITDIILFWTYKLINYVRPHSRVVYYEAIKELDHCETYDMWCNTASMVDEITGANLWRRNFFSRRYDFNSVLEQYSTLQKALDSGDLEAIKEKFSTTGACMLRNFAGIVDKKLFTKSLLGTKLLIEQFLDKTIEGLDILDSAMVPTAFFQRCKLSLGTTALILQGGSLFGLFHLGVIKGLLSQDLIPNIISGSSMGACIASIYGCMSNEELTELLTGDNILNVIKDDFQLLKSCGYGNLEQHLNLGTLIQNLIHHGYSQDVYLFCQFVLKYIVKEITFEEAYQMTGKVFNIVIHPTDKSCPNLLNYVTTPNILISSAINCSLGSGVISEDTKLLCKNLNNEVELYLSEDKNLRNSFLTPENAIIPDETESPYTRLTELFNVNNFIVSLARPYLAPLVVNDLKHEIKTSKYYYYKHYPETDNGINLPELGIPQLNFTEMEPLAFKFKYHLERKLKNIATMEFHHRMQVLDNLGLLSSWVKRLIIDEKTPRSAIEIAIVPKIKSLSVTRIIEGQLDNIPYWIQCGEQSTWPVLSLIKTRCTVEFKLDEIIRIRRNK
- the ELP6 gene encoding Elongator subunit ELP6 (ancestral locus Anc_5.3), with amino-acid sequence MGDVQRQDLTIFNDQSALSRELFNGNAHNVILLTSTSSTQPFWLINALIETAVYGSPYSVNLSSPPSSSQLQQINTTASLTIGSFVHESQFYVNAFQKLKINANSYKILDFLTDFLMNHIINKPKLKIFQSLLELFPNDSTSTIILEQPELLFSLVDGLTSDELNELFIKPLAKRCGLLIITTSVDLYQKDYSMTKDVTEFMRFINSCFHISIAVLSLQPLETGRAKDITGSLKITRGGATSNHLSTHVVENEYLYLNEKDSTKLFY
- the NCAS0D02340 gene encoding uncharacterized protein (ancestral locus Anc_5.5), which translates into the protein MSYRGTPVNNLNGFPNGGFQGKPTLQQQFPTTNAYLKQSVKKFEEFADKIEDLTSTPFVQKLRPHIPAIARFFIVATFYEDSFRILTQWSDQVFYLNKWKHIPYFFVVVFLLTVLIAMPIGATLLVLRKNTVYATGILVASIVLQGIVYGLVTGSAFLLRNVSVIGGLLIAFSDSIVQNKMTFGMLPELNSKNEQNRGFLLLAGRILIVIMFIGFTFSKSWITVFLTIIFTVCFAIGFKTKFASIVLGLILTFYNVMLNNYWFYDFTKRDFLKYEFYQNLSIIGGLMLVTNTGAGEISVDEKKKIY